agcaccgcccaagacgattgtgattggtttaaagaaatgccaataatccAGAGCACGTTTgactcccatccaggaatgccatgtggactagccagaccttcctccgtaaccttgtggaggaaggtctggacatgcgataaaataaaaaatagtgtgAAAGGACCCAGGTTCTCTTTAAGTTTTACGTTCTTGACTTCTGCAGATTATTCCCCATTTATTTCCCCTAAAAACCCTGTTAACGTTGTTCCtaccttcctcttcatcatcttcactcttcacaggaacaagagtgaatgggaacttggtgatatcagcctcctccagcccttgaagctgctctccctcctgactgctccacagttcctcctgttcctctttaatgtgttggGGGGGCTCTGGATCCGGCTGGTCCACACTgaagctacactcctgctggtccacactgaagctacactcctgctgctcctctttaaTAACAATCTGGCTTATGTTGTCTGGAGGCaaagctgaaacacagacagaagttAATGTCAGCTAAAGCTTaaagaaaagttgtttagctTGGTTGTTTAGCTTGGTGGCCAGTGTGAAAATGAGACTCTAAAAAGCTATAAGActccatagggccctacatgAAGTCAGTGCTacaagctaactggagattttaaaatatgactacgtctaaGTACCGGTTAAGATGAC
The sequence above is drawn from the Sander vitreus isolate 19-12246 unplaced genomic scaffold, sanVit1 ctg543_0, whole genome shotgun sequence genome and encodes:
- the LOC144514324 gene encoding uncharacterized protein LOC144514324 — translated: MCKVQMLRALVEQRLTAAAEEIFGLFERTIAEYEEELCRSKEENERQRELLDAVFNPQLRLHRAALPPDNISQIVIKEEQQECSFSVDQQECSFSVDQPDPEPPQHIKEEQEELWSSQEGEQLQGLEEADITKFPFTLVPVKSEDDEEE